The following DNA comes from Babesia microti strain RI mitochondrion, isoform 3 complete genome.
AGAACATGTAAAGTCTTTGAATAGACAAAGTCTATCAGAAAACATATCTCTTATAATACGAGTAGTGAGATAAATAAAACTCTCACTACGATGTAAATATATTATGAATAGTAAATACCTAAGAGAAATAAACCATTCTCTCAAAATATAAACGACATCTTTATGTTGAATTAAAGTAAATTAGCATGCTATGTGTTAAAGCAATGTTTAATTGCTTATATCTGCATAGATTCTTGCGCTATTTGCTGTAGAGTTAATCGCAACTTATTGATAACAGCAAACAACTCTAACTGCGCTGTATATGTCATGACAGTATTCTGCCGAACGAAGCTAAATGCTGCATAGGCCGTGTGCCTATAGAGGCAACGTAAGCAGATGTGAAACATTTGTAGAAGTTGTTAGGAATGAAATGTCGTAGAATGAATGGGATTACTTTCAATAGTACGAAGGTAACCCTTTCGCTATGGCCGAAAGGCCATAGCGAATTTCATACGTAGATATGAATTGTTCTACTACATTCGCTTCGCTAACGCTACGCTTCCTGAACACTCTGTTCCACATACTGTTCTGCATGGTGGGTATCTACGTTCACTACGTTCACTTGGTTGTTGCCCAAGCTATTCCCTCTCATAGGATCCTCCCTTCCTGTGATGCGCATCACTATCAGGTGCGATGGAATACCCTAACAACTAAACCACCCAACAGTCACTAATAACAGTTACACTTAAATGACGGGAACTGAAGTTCTATTGTCAAATAGTTCTGTACTCGTAGCCATAGTTGAACTAACCACTTATACACTTACAGTATACAAGTAGTGGTAACTGCTAACTATTAGCGACCATTATACCACGTGACTGATAAGCTAAGCTCTTACGTTGGTACTGGCTTATCTCCCTGCCATCTGTATATCTACAGCGGCATAGGCCACGTCAGCTCACACAGCGGGCAGTCAAGGATATCAAGCTTTGCAGCTTTAACCCTAACTAGTTGCTAGTTTGTACCTCTGGGTATCATGGTATACGCTTATTAGTGACATCTGTACGATGTTATCACGACATATCGTTACATGCGAGTTGATTTGTAGTTAATCGCAATAATCTGTTGATATTGTGCATTAATAGTTGATTGGATCAACTAACACATATCATAGCATGGGATACAATGATCTCTACCGGACCATCTAATCATTGTATGGTATGGTAGTAGTAGCATAGTGCTAGTCACTATATATAGTTACCTGCTAGTAGCAATACATGTACTAGTATACCTATGTACTAATGGAGTTATCATAAAGCATCTATTGATACTTTAGGATATATTAACGTAATGATACGTTATGGTATTAGTTGTAGGCACCTTAGTACTGCCGCACATCTATTACATGCGTATGTATCTGCAATAGCTACACCACTACATATACTGCGAATAGATAGTGTTGTACCTATAGAAGAACTAACAAGTAATTCTATATGCTACTATAGCCTATTATGTAGCTTAGTACAAGTACTAATCTATTAGTATGCCATTATATAATAATATCTTATGGTCCTATAGTACACCACAAGCATATTATCCAGTTAATGGTTGTAAGGATAAGACATTCTCCTTTAGATGTGTCTAAATGTCATTATACTAATACTATGGACTCTGTAAGTTAAACTATTGAGTCTAGTATGGATTAACATTATAGATCGCAGAATGCTCTTTAATGTATTTAACCATAGCTAATACTCGATATTAATCTTAAAGTACAGGACTAGATCCCTGGGATAATAATCCCATACTAAGATTATATACTTCATAGTAGTCTATAGTTACATTAACAGTCTCTACTCCTCTACCCTGAAAGAGTTATCTTCAGGAATGTTCTTAGTTAACGTAGTGCTATCACTGCTATCTACTTTACAAGAGAATGCAGAGACATTGACGTTCACTGTTTACTCGATAATAGGCAGTGTTATTCTGTCTGAATTACTCCTGTTTATTAGCTTGATTTATAGTGTACTTCATAGCACTGTGTGCAAAGATCCAGTAGATCTATCTCAAGCAACTGAATGCATAGAGTCATTAACTGACTCTCTTGGATTAGGTTGTGCAGCAACAACACTGCTACTCTTCGAGGGTAGGGATAGATGTTACACACTTTATAGTAAGTACAATGATGTATGTACATTGTCTGCTATACTGTATTCTTACATACAGAGCAATGAATACAATAACATGTTGAACTATGTTAATACAAGTAGCATACAAGGACTATTTTACTGTATTACAGTAGTACATGCACTTCATGTGTTACTTGGTGTAAGTTTGATTATGATAGATAGTATCAATCATAGTGAATACTACGATAATATCATAGTTGATTCTTATCTATACCTATACATAGCAACATACTGGCATTTCGTAGAAGCTGTATGGCTATCACTATTATCCTTATTGTACATGTATTAATACATGCTATAGTTCTACTATATACAATTATGCCTATAGTGGTAATAGATATGAGTCATTGATACGTTAGGATTGACAGTAAAAGCCATTATGATAATGTACTGACATTATATAGCTTTAATGATCCCATGCTAATATTAAACATATTACTAGCTACGTATCATAACTATACTAATCAAGATGAATCCGTATTCAATGATGTTATATCAATGATGCGATACTTACATCTCATAAACACACTGCCCGACACGTATCAATAGTTACTAATACTATTATATCAATGCTAAGGTTACTTAGTTAAATGATCTCATAGTCTAACATTGATGCTAAGTTCATGTAGGACGTATACACATTAATAGTACGATACAATGTAATTATGATAAAGATTATTGACTAATACATCTGTTTCTTTACATGTTTCAGCTACAAGTTCACTGTCAGCTACCTTGTTTCGACTTCGTATTGACTGTGTGAGCAACTACGCTATCTATTGATATTGCATTCAATTGGAATTGTATTCTAAGAAGCGTCTGTTTATACAAACACAAGATACTGCTAACATAGATATCTATGTATAGTCTCTGGTATCTGTTCAGTGGTATGTAACCAAACAACGATTGTAAGATCACAATGTACCTATTAGATGAATAATTATCATCTAATGCAACGATAGCACGACTTCTTCATTGTCTCTACTATGTAGTCTACGAAATAGAACTAGTCTTGAATATGAGGCTACATGTAATGTGACGGATAGTCCCTATGCACCTTAGCCATCATCTCTTCATAGCTACATTAAATTAAGCCATGATGAGTCGACATGGAGGTATCAATAGAGTAACACGATACGAGCTCATGTTATTCATTGACCTGTTACCCCTAGCGTACCTTCTAGCTAGTACTACATACAGTTCTGTATTGTAATAAGCAGACATAGCTTGTTACTGAATCATCTCGCAATGAACTCCTTTAATGCTTGGCATTGATGTATCATACTCGAGTCATTCATAGTGTAACCGCTACTGCTGGCACTAGATGGTGCTACAATGTATTACATCAACTCTAATGTATTGCTGCTCTCAAGCATACATGACACTACTATAAAACTTGAAAAGTATAAGCAGTTGAACATAGTTATGTTAATGATGCTAGATCGTTCCACGTCATTTGATGTTGACGTATATCAACGACTCTTACTTCCATCATCTTGACATGAATTATATTAACTTCTCTCAGTTACTATATACTATATTAACTATATACATATGAATGTTAAGTTACCATATCATTCACTGATCTGATGTTGGCTATCATATAACAATACTAAGTATACATAATCCAAATAATCTAGCACAGAATGTGTTATATTCTTTGCTTGGATACATATGTGTAGCATTAGTAACCATATTATGTGTTATTGAGATGAACGTCAACGGAACATGTTCGTTAATCGATACGACTCGTTCGATCTTACTAGCTCATCATTGCTTTAAATAGCTAATAACACTATAAAGATTGTGATCAATCTACATAATATTTACAAGAATGTATATGAGTATACACAATGTACTTTAAATATGTGTAGATAGTAGATATATTCTAGACGAACAATCAATAGATAGTTATCTATGAAATCTACTATGTAGAGCTATTATAACATAATGACTTACTATACATGTGTTATAATCCTATGTGATATCTGTTAATTCTACTACTAAAATTAGCATAATTATAGAAGGATATTCACATACTCAAAGGTATGGATAATTATTACTTCCATCGGACTATCATATAATAATTATGAAGTACCTTATGCTATCATAGATTAGTACTTGTACTAAGCTACATAATAGGCTATAGTAGCATATAGAATTACTTGTTAGTTCTTCTATAGGTACAACACTATCTATTCGCAGTATATGTAGTGGTGTAGCTATTGCAGATACATACGCATGTAATAGATGTGCGGCAGTACTAAGGTGCCTACAACTAATACCATAACGTATCATTACGTTAATATATCCTAAAGTATCAATAGATGCTTTATGATAACTCCATTAGTACATAGGTATACTAGTACATGTATTGCTACTAGCAGGTAACTATATATAGTGACTAGCACTATGCTACTACTACCATACCATACAATGATTAGATGGTCCGGTAGAGATCATTGTATCCCATGCTATGATATGTGTTAGTTGATCCAATCAACTATTAATGCACAATATCAACAGATTATTGCGATTAACTACAAATCAACTCGCATGTAACGATATGTCGTGATAACATCGTACAGATGTCACTAATAAGCGTATACCATGATACCCAGAGGTACAAACTAGCAACTAGTTAGGGTTAAAGCTGCAAAGCTTGATATCCTTGACTGCCCGCTGTGTGAGCTGACGTGGCCTATGCCGCTGTAGATATACAGATGGCAGGGAGATAAGCCAGTACCAACGTAAGAGCTTAGCTTATCAGTCACGTGGTATAATGGTCGCTAATAGTTAGCAGTTACCACTACTTGTATACTGTAAGTGTATAAGTGGTTAGTTCAACTATGGCTACGAGTACAGAACTATTTGACAATAGAACTTCAGTTCCCGTCATTTAAGTGTAACTGTTATTAGTGACTGTTGGGTGGTTTAGTTGTTAGGGTATTCCATCGCACCTGATAGTGATGCGCATCACAGGAAGGGAGGATCCTATGAGAGGGAATAGCTTGGGCAACAACCAAGTGAACGTAGTGAACGTAGATACCCACCATGCAGAACAGTATGTGGAACAGAGTGTTCAGGAAGCGTAGCGTTAGCGAAGCGAATGTAGTAGAACAATTCATATCTACGTATGAAATTCGCTATGGCCTTTCGGCCATAGCGAAAGGG
Coding sequences within:
- the cox3 gene encoding cytochrome c oxidase subunit 3 (precise initiation codon uncertain); translated protein: MVVYSYINSLYSSTLKELSSGMFLVNVVLSLLSTLQENAETLTFTVYSIIGSVILSELLLFISLIYSVLHSTVCKDPVDLSQATECIESLTDSLGLGCAATTLLLFEGRDRCYTLYSKYNDVCTLSAILYSYIQSNEYNNMLNYVNTSSIQGLFYCITVVHALHVLLGVSLIMIDSINHSEYYDNIIVDSYLYLYIATYWHFVEAVWLSLLSLLYMY